One genomic segment of Flavobacteriaceae bacterium includes these proteins:
- a CDS encoding transposase, producing the protein MELSLDLLKFILPEMLVEHFDLVRHTHRNEELHLYFEERNVVPKEVINPNVIAHGFHKEITIEDFPLRGNTVYLHVRRRRWLDKETRQIIQRDWNLVAQGTRMTGEFAAFLKEISRY; encoded by the coding sequence TTGGAATTATCCTTAGACCTTTTAAAATTCATCTTACCTGAGATGCTCGTAGAACATTTTGATTTGGTAAGACACACTCATCGAAATGAGGAACTTCATTTGTATTTTGAAGAGCGTAATGTTGTTCCTAAAGAAGTCATAAATCCTAATGTAATTGCTCATGGTTTCCACAAAGAGATTACTATTGAAGACTTTCCTTTGCGTGGAAACACTGTGTATCTTCACGTAAGGCGACGTAGATGGTTAGATAAAGAGACTAGGCAAATCATTCAAAGAGATTGGAATCTAGTAGCTCAGGGAACTCGCATGACAGGTGAGTTTGCTGCTTTTTTAAAAGAGATTAGTCGATACTGA